The stretch of DNA GATGATTGAACAAACAGTAAAACAGCACAACGCAATAAACTGTGTTCGATTTCCGAGTTAGTTTGCCAAGTGCAATCTTGATTAGCTGGTTGATTTAAATATTCAAAATCTTCGGTTAAGTCGGCTTCGCTTTCAGGCAAAACAGAACGATTTAGTGTTAAGATTTCTCGGGCTGTCATACCCAAACAACGCAAACTACAACTATGACAAATGACAAAATAAGGAACAGAACAATAACGCCCCAGATAAACAAAAAGTTTTTCTTTAAATAAAGTTGGTAAAGGATTTTGATAATAGGCTAACGAAGTTTGCTGCCACAAGCTAGCTAGTATTGATGGTGTAGCCATAGCTGGTTCTAAAAAAGCAGGAAAAAACCCTAATTTTTTCACAATTTCTGCTTTAATTTGACTGTTTGTGGGCATAATTTCAGGTTGATTCCTAAAAATAAAAAGATAGAGTAAGCATCATTAATTTAAGTTATGCCTATTACATTAAGGAAAACTTAAACTTAATCTTGGCGAACAATAATTTAGTTTTTTTTAACAATAGATTCTGTTCAGAAATTAAGTTGAAACTATTACTACAGTGTCTTAAATTTAAATTATCGAACAAGTTGAATAGTTAGATTCAATTTCTAAGATTTAATTTACTAAAACCACTCATTTTACCTGGATTTAATAATCCACAAGGGTCTATTTTGTGCTTAAATTGTACTTTCTGGTGATCGATAGTTTTATTCCCTCCAGCTTCAATAGTGTAAACATGAGGATTGGCAATAAAAGCACCGTTAGCTTCGTGATAATCAATGATTTGATTGAGTCTAGTTGCTGTGGTATAACGAACTAATTGCAAACCTGCGGGAACAGCTTTACCACCAGCTTTCAAAAACTCTAGATGAATTACAACTTCATCGCCAAAATATTGATACATTTGTTCGACTCGTTCTAGAGTGAAATAAAAAGTTTGCAGATAAGTTAAATTAGGGTCAACACTGCGAGCATGAAGCGTGGTATGATTCCAAGCAAATTCTAATAAACTTGTACCTGCGATTTCCTTTGCCTTTTTACAATAAGTGATTTCGCCTTGATATTCTGCAATTAAAGCTTTCATCGCTGCCAAATCGTATTCCGAGATCATTAATAGGGCGCAATGTTTTCCTGAAGGCAAATAATTTTGTAAAGCTGTAAAGTAGGAAGGAATCGGAGCAGCATGAATACTAACTAATTTTTTAACAATCCCATCACTATCACTTAAAGCTTGTCCAAATTTAGCTGCACTCATAAATTGATCGAAAATCACAATCATTTCTGCCCAAGGATAGGCAGGTGCGAGGGGAATTTCTAATTGAGTAATAATACCTGTAGTTCCATAACCATGAATAACTTGTTGAACCTCATCTCCTGATAATTCAATCACTTCTGGTGTTTCAGTCATAGTTACTAACCGCACGCGCTGCAAATTACCTCGTTCTTTGAGTTGTCCGTAAGTAATTGAACCCATCCCCACACTACCACCGCCAATAAAACCACCAATAGTAGCTGTACGATAGGTAGAAGGTGCAATTCGCAGTTCCCAACCAATTTCTCGCGCCTGTTTATCAAAAGCTGCCATTTTAACCCCTGGTTCAACCGCAGCCATACCTGGTTTTAGCCAGTGAATTTGATTCATTTTGGTTGTGTCAAGAATTATTCCTGCTTCTAAGGGAATACATTGTCCGTAGTTACCTGTTCCTGCACCTCGAACTGTCAAGGGAACTTGATGACAATAACACAGTTGAGCAATTTTAATTACTTCGGCTTCATTGCTAGGACGAACTACTAAATCTGCTCGTTTATCTTTGAGTTGTTCGTAGAGAATCGGGCTAAAATGATAATAATCGAGAGATAGCTTAGCAATTTGATTAGATTCAGTAATAATTTCTATACCTTTAAGTTTATCCGCGATCGCTTGCCAAGCATTTAAATGAGTAGTCATTAGTTGTTTCTCTTTGGTTTTTGTGATTGATTTTATTACTATAAAAAAAATTTCTTAAGCTACGGAGAGTTTTTCCCAATAGCGAAACCAAAAGCTCGACAATGATACTAAATCCGATTCTCAAAGTACACTTATCGATTGAGAGTTTAAAT from Stanieria cyanosphaera PCC 7437 encodes:
- a CDS encoding FAD-binding oxidoreductase → MTTHLNAWQAIADKLKGIEIITESNQIAKLSLDYYHFSPILYEQLKDKRADLVVRPSNEAEVIKIAQLCYCHQVPLTVRGAGTGNYGQCIPLEAGIILDTTKMNQIHWLKPGMAAVEPGVKMAAFDKQAREIGWELRIAPSTYRTATIGGFIGGGSVGMGSITYGQLKERGNLQRVRLVTMTETPEVIELSGDEVQQVIHGYGTTGIITQLEIPLAPAYPWAEMIVIFDQFMSAAKFGQALSDSDGIVKKLVSIHAAPIPSYFTALQNYLPSGKHCALLMISEYDLAAMKALIAEYQGEITYCKKAKEIAGTSLLEFAWNHTTLHARSVDPNLTYLQTFYFTLERVEQMYQYFGDEVVIHLEFLKAGGKAVPAGLQLVRYTTATRLNQIIDYHEANGAFIANPHVYTIEAGGNKTIDHQKVQFKHKIDPCGLLNPGKMSGFSKLNLRN